A DNA window from Streptomyces sp. 71268 contains the following coding sequences:
- a CDS encoding C39 family peptidase: MRKRLLATAVATAATGALLAPATTAQARSAPPHPVSALHVPDVLDHGSRAGTAVVSGRNEPGTRLTIDGVHTSSAHTLPVDYQVQETGYWCGPAATRIALSARVAAPSQAELAAQLGTTEAGTDHISQVTGVLNANLGTGWYETKEMPNDPPTQEQKDLLWNDIVLDIDNNYPLVTNIVAPPGNQPPGYPSDQTIYHYFTVIGYDDANRTVLIADPASFGGNQVYWLSFDQLASLVPPKGYSA; the protein is encoded by the coding sequence ATGCGCAAGAGACTGCTCGCCACGGCCGTCGCCACCGCCGCGACCGGCGCCCTCCTCGCCCCCGCCACGACGGCCCAGGCCCGCTCGGCACCCCCGCACCCCGTCTCGGCGCTCCACGTGCCCGACGTGCTCGACCACGGTTCGCGGGCCGGTACGGCGGTCGTCAGCGGCCGCAACGAGCCGGGCACCCGGCTCACCATCGACGGCGTCCACACGTCGAGCGCGCACACCCTGCCGGTCGACTACCAGGTCCAGGAGACGGGTTACTGGTGCGGCCCGGCCGCCACCCGCATCGCCCTCTCGGCCCGCGTCGCCGCCCCGAGCCAGGCTGAGCTGGCCGCCCAACTCGGCACGACCGAGGCCGGTACAGACCACATCAGCCAGGTGACGGGCGTCCTGAACGCCAACCTCGGCACGGGCTGGTACGAGACCAAGGAGATGCCGAACGACCCGCCCACGCAGGAACAGAAGGACCTGCTGTGGAACGACATCGTGCTCGACATCGACAACAACTACCCGCTCGTCACCAACATCGTCGCCCCGCCAGGCAACCAGCCCCCCGGCTACCCGTCGGACCAGACGATCTACCACTACTTCACCGTCATCGGCTACGACGACGCCAACCGCACGGTCCTCATCGCCGACCCGGCATCCTTCGGCGGCAACCAGGTGTACTGGCTGTCTTTTGACCAACTGGCGAGCCTGGTGCCGCCGAAGGGTTACTCGGCCTGA
- a CDS encoding NAD(P)H-binding protein — MTIAVLGATGMVGTRVVAEARARGHRVLALARKPASDDPYVTAVAVDAGDPRALRAALAGSDARPAADAVVVALRTEPVDQEFLVEATRAVLAIAGPLGAPVLVVGGAGALRSPADPELLVADDPTYVPPAIRAVAAAGVAQLDACRAHARGPWAYLCPPAQLNPGERTGRYRRGTDTLLTDADGASWISAEDLSVAVLDELENPGPEHLFTVAAHSAEPSAG, encoded by the coding sequence CTGACGATCGCCGTGCTGGGCGCCACCGGCATGGTCGGCACCCGGGTGGTGGCCGAGGCGCGGGCGCGCGGGCACCGGGTGCTGGCCCTGGCGCGGAAGCCGGCCAGCGACGACCCGTACGTGACGGCGGTCGCCGTCGACGCGGGCGACCCGCGGGCCCTGCGCGCGGCGCTGGCCGGCTCGGACGCCCGCCCCGCCGCCGACGCGGTCGTGGTGGCCCTGCGCACCGAACCGGTCGACCAGGAGTTCCTGGTCGAGGCCACCCGCGCGGTGCTGGCCATCGCGGGCCCGCTGGGCGCCCCGGTCCTGGTGGTCGGCGGCGCGGGCGCGCTGCGCAGCCCGGCGGACCCCGAACTCCTGGTCGCCGACGACCCGACGTACGTGCCGCCCGCGATACGGGCCGTCGCCGCTGCCGGCGTCGCCCAGTTGGACGCCTGCCGGGCCCACGCGCGTGGCCCCTGGGCGTACCTGTGCCCGCCGGCCCAGCTCAATCCGGGGGAGCGTACGGGCCGTTACCGGCGCGGCACCGACACGCTGCTGACCGACGCCGACGGCGCCTCGTGGATCAGCGCCGAGGACCTGTCCGTCGCGGTCCTGGACGAGTTGGAGAACCCCGGACCCGAGCACCTCTTCACGGTCGCCGCGCACTCGGCCGAACCGTCGGCGGGGTGA
- a CDS encoding MMPL family transporter has protein sequence MLPRIKSGQHPPDDAGPGSTALPEIPRPAGRARAGLIASVADWSARHRAAAITGWLALVVLAVLAGAMTSGEGARPVDPGEAGRAQEWVHAQHSGDSIRENVLVSSRDAGQNRRFTDHAELRAATADLVAELRRAPGAVRDVGSPLAAHGTRWLSRDGRAGLVTFEVAGPDEEFRAHYAAVERAVEQVRERHPRVRLAQAGDHSLAEAVDDGIKDDLKTAEATSLPLTLLILLVVFGSLIAAGLPLLLSATTVVATFGLLRLVTRWVPFNSAASAIVLLIGMAVGIDYALFSLRRVREERAAGHDVPTALRITARTSGHAVVASGLTVMACLVGLLFTGVDVFKGLTTGTVLVVGLAVVSAVTVLPALLATLGDRVDRARLPWLGKRRIAARESRLWGRVARVVVRRPVLTGASAALALLLMALPAFGMRLQDAAVTASLPPGTSVAVDAANEVRRAFPGAATSARVVVARTDGSAADTPAVRAGVDRLHQWAAASGGALREPITAVPVGDVLVVRVPLAGAVTDPAANRALATLRERALPAAFGTVPGVDYAVAGKTAMPHDFTERVRDRTPIVFAFVLGLAFLLLAVVFRSWTVPLVSILLNLLSIGAAYGAVVWVFQDGNLESALGFTSYGGVVSWLPLFMFVILFGLSMDYHIFILSRIRERWLAGARPRAAVVGGIAASAGVVSGAALIMTGVFTVFLTLSAIEYKMLGLGMGLAILIDATLVRGVLLPAAMSLLDDRAWRLPRALKHPRPAPAPRDRPAAR, from the coding sequence ATGCTGCCCAGAATCAAGTCCGGCCAGCATCCGCCCGACGACGCCGGCCCGGGCAGCACGGCGTTACCGGAGATCCCCCGCCCGGCCGGGCGGGCCCGGGCGGGCCTGATCGCGTCCGTCGCGGACTGGTCCGCCCGGCACCGGGCCGCGGCGATCACCGGATGGCTCGCACTGGTCGTACTCGCCGTGCTCGCCGGCGCCATGACCAGCGGCGAGGGTGCCCGCCCGGTCGACCCCGGCGAGGCCGGGCGCGCGCAGGAGTGGGTGCACGCACAGCACAGCGGCGACTCCATACGGGAGAACGTGCTGGTCAGCTCGCGGGACGCCGGCCAGAACCGGCGGTTCACCGACCACGCCGAGCTGCGCGCGGCCACCGCCGACCTCGTGGCCGAGCTGCGCCGGGCGCCCGGGGCGGTGCGGGACGTGGGCTCGCCGCTCGCCGCGCACGGCACACGCTGGCTGTCCCGGGACGGCCGCGCCGGCCTCGTCACCTTCGAAGTGGCCGGCCCCGACGAAGAGTTCAGGGCCCATTACGCGGCCGTCGAGCGCGCCGTCGAGCAGGTGCGCGAGCGCCATCCACGGGTGCGGCTGGCGCAGGCGGGTGACCACAGCCTGGCCGAGGCCGTCGACGACGGGATCAAGGACGACCTCAAAACCGCCGAGGCCACCTCACTGCCGCTCACGCTGCTCATCCTGCTCGTCGTCTTCGGCTCGCTGATCGCCGCTGGGCTGCCCCTGTTGCTGTCGGCGACGACCGTGGTGGCCACCTTCGGCCTGCTGCGACTGGTCACCCGGTGGGTTCCGTTCAACAGCGCGGCCTCCGCCATCGTGTTGCTCATCGGCATGGCCGTGGGCATCGACTACGCGCTGTTCTCGCTGCGCCGGGTGCGCGAGGAACGGGCCGCGGGCCACGACGTACCCACCGCGCTGCGCATCACCGCGCGCACCTCGGGGCACGCCGTCGTGGCCTCCGGGCTGACCGTCATGGCCTGTCTGGTCGGGCTCCTGTTCACCGGCGTGGACGTCTTCAAGGGGCTGACCACCGGCACGGTGCTGGTGGTCGGGCTCGCGGTGGTCAGCGCCGTCACGGTGCTGCCCGCGCTGCTCGCGACGCTCGGCGACCGGGTCGACCGGGCCCGCCTCCCGTGGCTGGGCAAGCGCCGGATCGCCGCGCGGGAGTCCCGGCTGTGGGGGCGGGTGGCGCGGGTGGTCGTACGGCGCCCCGTGCTGACCGGCGCGAGCGCGGCGCTCGCCCTGCTCCTCATGGCGCTGCCCGCGTTCGGGATGCGGCTCCAGGACGCCGCCGTGACCGCGAGCCTGCCGCCGGGCACCTCGGTCGCGGTGGACGCGGCCAACGAGGTGCGGCGCGCGTTCCCCGGGGCCGCCACCTCGGCCCGGGTGGTCGTCGCGCGCACGGACGGCTCGGCCGCCGACACCCCCGCCGTGCGGGCCGGCGTCGACCGGCTGCACCAGTGGGCCGCCGCCAGCGGAGGCGCCCTGCGCGAGCCGATCACGGCGGTGCCGGTCGGTGACGTGCTGGTGGTACGGGTGCCGCTGGCGGGCGCCGTCACCGACCCGGCCGCCAACCGGGCCCTCGCGACCCTGCGCGAGCGGGCGCTGCCCGCCGCCTTCGGCACGGTGCCGGGCGTCGACTACGCGGTGGCGGGCAAGACCGCCATGCCGCACGACTTCACCGAGCGGGTGCGGGACCGGACGCCGATCGTCTTCGCGTTCGTCCTCGGCCTCGCGTTCCTGCTGCTCGCGGTGGTCTTCCGGTCCTGGACCGTTCCGCTGGTGTCGATCCTGCTCAACCTGTTGTCGATCGGCGCCGCGTACGGGGCCGTGGTCTGGGTCTTCCAGGACGGCAACCTGGAATCGGCGCTCGGCTTCACCTCGTACGGCGGGGTGGTGAGTTGGCTGCCGCTGTTCATGTTCGTCATCCTGTTCGGGCTGAGCATGGACTACCACATCTTCATCCTCAGCCGGATCAGGGAACGCTGGCTGGCGGGGGCACGGCCGCGCGCGGCGGTCGTCGGCGGCATCGCCGCCAGCGCGGGGGTGGTCAGCGGCGCGGCGCTCATCATGACGGGCGTCTTCACGGTCTTCCTGACCCTGTCCGCCATCGAGTACAAGATGCTGGGCCTCGGCATGGGGCTCGCCATCCTCATCGACGCGACGCTCGTGCGTGGGGTGCTGCTGCCGGCGGCGATGTCCCTGCTCGACGACCGGGCCTGGCGCCTGCCACGCGCCCTCAAGCACCCCCGGCCCGCGCCCGCACCCCGCGACCGGCCGGCGGCGCGGTAG
- a CDS encoding helix-turn-helix domain-containing protein: MRDPTPTGDDLVQVLSTLSNPHRLRVVAALAGGRNYVSQLARELDISRALLQVHLKKLEAAGLVVSQLELSEDGKAMKFYEVRPFSVHLTPEYVMDVVQTLTIEKGSRG; encoded by the coding sequence ATGAGAGACCCCACGCCGACGGGGGACGACCTGGTGCAGGTGCTGTCCACCCTGTCCAACCCGCACCGCCTGCGGGTCGTCGCGGCGCTCGCGGGCGGACGGAACTACGTGAGCCAACTGGCCCGCGAACTGGACATCAGCCGCGCGCTGCTCCAGGTCCACCTGAAGAAGCTGGAGGCCGCCGGCCTGGTGGTCTCCCAGTTGGAACTGTCCGAGGACGGCAAGGCGATGAAGTTCTACGAGGTGCGCCCTTTCTCGGTCCACCTGACACCGGAATACGTCATGGACGTCGTCCAGACGCTGACCATCGAGAAGGGATCACGGGGTTGA
- a CDS encoding peptidoglycan-binding protein: protein MRPHPTRPTATTAATAVLLAAGALLSAPGAAQAATPRTTSPHASTSAGDAAPGQGVEWFQARHGLPRTGTIDRATARALERASGAELRRTFRTAADLGPEELANARTVVGVGKGAGIPEQGQVIALMTAMQESKFVNYLVPVDHDSLGIFQQRPSTGWGTPEQITDVPTSSRSFYGVAPFGSNPGLIQIDGWQTMPPGDVCQAVQVSAFPDRYAQWEQFARDLLARESPTVPPIY from the coding sequence TTGCGCCCCCACCCCACCCGCCCGACGGCGACGACCGCCGCCACCGCCGTGCTGCTGGCCGCCGGTGCCCTGCTCAGCGCGCCCGGCGCCGCCCAGGCGGCCACGCCGCGTACGACCTCACCCCACGCGTCGACCTCCGCCGGGGACGCGGCCCCCGGGCAGGGCGTGGAATGGTTCCAGGCCCGGCACGGCCTGCCCCGGACCGGCACGATCGACCGGGCGACCGCGCGGGCGCTGGAGCGGGCGTCCGGCGCGGAGCTGCGTCGGACGTTCCGTACGGCCGCCGACCTCGGCCCCGAGGAACTGGCCAACGCGCGGACCGTCGTCGGCGTCGGCAAGGGCGCGGGCATCCCCGAACAGGGCCAGGTCATCGCGCTGATGACCGCCATGCAGGAGTCGAAGTTCGTCAACTACCTGGTGCCCGTCGACCACGACTCGCTGGGCATCTTCCAGCAGCGCCCCAGCACGGGCTGGGGCACGCCGGAGCAGATCACCGACGTGCCCACCTCGTCCAGGTCCTTCTACGGCGTGGCCCCCTTCGGCAGCAACCCGGGCCTGATCCAGATCGACGGCTGGCAGACGATGCCGCCCGGCGACGTCTGCCAGGCCGTCCAGGTCTCGGCGTTCCCCGACCGGTACGCCCAGTGGGAACAGTTCGCCCGCGACCTGCTCGCCCGGGAGAGCCCCACGGTCCCGCCGATCTACTGA
- a CDS encoding EamA family transporter: protein MDALTHRSPGPPRGSSARRAATVALTALAPLSWGTTYAVTTELLPPGHPLFAGLLRALPAGLLALAITRVLPRGDWWWKAAVLGVLNIGALFPLLFLAAERLPGGVAATLGAAQPLLVAGLATVALGDRPGAWRWVCGVAGVVGVGLVVLGPQARLDAVGVLAGLGGTAAMAGGVVLTKRWGRPAGVGPLTLAGWQLAVGGLLLLPLTLAVEGVPERIDAGAVGGYLWLGSMGGLIAYTLWFRGIGRLPVGATAPLVLLSPLVATVIGLFLGESLRPLQALGFALALAALLAAQFPAPRLVRLRSGFRGTGSTDPERVAAPQPAAAPAVSPPATPEPDAVLPGAQPR, encoded by the coding sequence ATGGATGCCCTGACCCACCGGTCGCCGGGCCCGCCGCGCGGCTCGTCCGCGCGGCGGGCGGCCACCGTCGCCCTGACCGCGCTCGCGCCCCTGTCCTGGGGCACCACGTACGCCGTGACCACCGAACTCCTCCCACCGGGCCACCCGTTGTTCGCCGGCCTGCTGCGCGCCCTGCCCGCCGGGTTGCTCGCGCTGGCGATCACCCGCGTGCTGCCGCGCGGGGACTGGTGGTGGAAGGCCGCCGTCCTCGGCGTGCTCAACATCGGCGCGCTGTTCCCGCTGCTGTTCCTGGCGGCCGAGCGGCTGCCCGGCGGCGTCGCCGCCACCCTCGGCGCGGCCCAGCCGCTCCTGGTCGCGGGCCTGGCCACGGTGGCGCTCGGCGACCGGCCCGGGGCCTGGCGCTGGGTGTGCGGGGTGGCCGGCGTGGTCGGTGTCGGGCTCGTCGTGCTCGGGCCGCAGGCCAGGCTCGACGCCGTCGGCGTGCTCGCCGGGCTCGGCGGCACGGCCGCCATGGCCGGCGGCGTCGTCCTCACCAAGCGCTGGGGCCGCCCGGCCGGCGTCGGCCCGCTCACCCTGGCCGGCTGGCAACTCGCGGTCGGTGGGCTGTTGTTGCTGCCGCTCACCCTCGCGGTCGAGGGCGTACCGGAGCGGATCGACGCCGGCGCCGTCGGCGGCTACCTGTGGCTGGGCAGCATGGGCGGACTGATCGCGTACACGCTGTGGTTCCGTGGCATCGGCCGGCTGCCGGTCGGCGCGACGGCGCCGCTGGTGCTGCTGTCGCCGCTGGTCGCGACGGTCATCGGCCTCTTTCTCGGCGAGTCGCTGCGCCCGCTCCAGGCCCTGGGCTTCGCCCTCGCCCTCGCCGCGCTGCTGGCCGCCCAGTTCCCCGCCCCGCGCCTCGTCCGTCTCCGCTCCGGCTTCCGTGGCACGGGTTCGACGGACCCGGAACGGGTCGCGGCCCCGCAGCCGGCGGCGGCCCCGGCGGTGTCCCCGCCCGCGACCCCGGAGCCGGACGCCGTGCTGCCGGGAGCCCAGCCGCGATGA
- a CDS encoding DUF1036 domain-containing protein, whose translation MLKFINGYSAKINVMIERLDNGCRPEPWRRTGWWVIDPGGSKIAYGGDLADVNRYWYWFAFAVDGRRWSGPFPENVPHSVFDWCPDVASSPSMNIGMRELDVDGADDKVLRLVQ comes from the coding sequence GTGCTGAAATTCATCAACGGCTACTCCGCCAAGATCAATGTCATGATCGAACGCCTCGACAACGGCTGCCGGCCCGAACCGTGGCGTAGAACGGGCTGGTGGGTGATCGACCCCGGCGGCTCGAAGATCGCGTACGGCGGGGACCTCGCCGACGTGAACCGTTACTGGTACTGGTTCGCCTTCGCGGTCGACGGCAGGAGATGGAGCGGCCCGTTCCCGGAGAACGTGCCGCATTCCGTGTTCGACTGGTGCCCCGACGTGGCGAGCAGCCCCTCGATGAACATCGGAATGCGCGAACTGGACGTCGACGGAGCCGATGACAAGGTGCTGCGACTGGTCCAGTAG
- a CDS encoding tetratricopeptide repeat protein — MTEGADGSRSQVERGPDPTPDVRSAVAGGRRSVAAAGDLGIALSGDRNHVVVQGDVLVGARPRGRHRSGYLLEVREMRAPRFEGRADELAAMVAFATAPEGEAGGYWRWLAPAWTGKTALMAEFVLNPPDSVDVLAFFITARMAGRADRTAFLDALGEQLREYLREGDVESATQGAFLDGLERAAAQARAAGRRVVLVVDGLDEDTGVRTGSSGHSIAALLPRTPPPGLRIIVAGRPNPPVPSDVPRGHPLRDPGIDHPLATSPVALAMREDAERSLEAMLDAGGLGRELVALTAAAGGGLSAADLAELTGDSRRRVELALSGVIGRSFQRRPAQWATDADGRPLSLYSFAHQELSDGARDILGPAALAEQRARVHAYVATAREAGWPPETSEYALAGYPQLLRETRDTGRLEALALDQARHERLWQTTGTDSQALTEIADAVRLHRAVEDPDVAACVRLAYRRDRVWEKATSVPGGVILAWAKSGQVRRALAAARHRKEESELPTLLAGIAAKAGADTDVVAQVIATAQSIGEPDTRVKALVGVAVALATDGPSDVASDLVQEADEVMRAVADPAVRARLTDHLIQGLYAVGRKDTAAVLVEQVVEQSNAVSNPGRRDWELVDLASTLATLGRQAPDARLSQRALAVAESLADPLHQARALGHVATHLALAGHHDEAIRLIERAIRIHPHHTSWRHDGTVLIAVVRVMAAVGRYEDAVATADAAANPDLRPVAHRLIAQIMANAGRYADALQLAHSIADPWWCTEALAGVALAHATAGDRQGATETAQQALDIARIRHDTHEHASVLATVAQHLVSTGRRSRAESLARQASDIALAQQRVDALTAAATAWLAIGQREPATDLVQRALEQSHRAATYRDRETSLASVVEVLVRAEQYEKAADTAHTVTDRHTQVDALANVAEGLTAAGRPDEASPLLRRAVELRDDDGQAADGLLRAHLADERFEEAIDLVRSIHFPEETALRLAEVARSMAVHGHSAGATRLITQALDAVRYIDEPDFAARAHPTVVAALIANAQPEDALRLARSLTGYPAERARALASVAAGYGPTPQGRTLLAEALAISDPLAMVAEIAMVEPAALESLADYLQADIAADLAQPGHPTQPPPTQPLPQAE; from the coding sequence ATGACCGAGGGCGCTGACGGTTCGCGTTCCCAGGTGGAGCGGGGCCCCGACCCGACGCCCGATGTGCGCTCCGCCGTGGCCGGGGGAAGGCGGTCGGTCGCGGCGGCGGGTGATCTGGGCATCGCGCTGTCCGGCGACCGCAACCACGTGGTCGTACAGGGTGACGTGTTGGTCGGCGCGCGGCCCCGGGGGCGGCACCGTTCGGGCTATCTGCTGGAAGTGCGCGAGATGCGGGCCCCCCGGTTCGAGGGCCGCGCGGACGAGCTGGCCGCCATGGTCGCGTTCGCTACGGCGCCCGAGGGCGAGGCGGGCGGGTACTGGCGGTGGCTGGCGCCCGCGTGGACGGGGAAGACGGCGCTGATGGCGGAGTTCGTACTGAACCCGCCCGACAGCGTCGACGTGTTGGCCTTCTTCATCACCGCGCGGATGGCCGGCCGCGCGGACCGTACGGCCTTCCTCGACGCGCTCGGCGAGCAACTGCGGGAGTACCTGCGCGAGGGCGACGTCGAGAGCGCGACCCAGGGCGCGTTCCTGGACGGACTGGAGCGCGCGGCGGCGCAGGCGCGCGCGGCCGGGCGGCGGGTCGTGCTGGTCGTGGACGGGCTCGACGAGGACACCGGCGTACGCACCGGCAGCAGCGGCCACAGCATCGCCGCCCTGCTCCCCCGCACCCCGCCGCCGGGACTGCGGATCATCGTCGCCGGCCGGCCCAACCCGCCGGTCCCCAGCGACGTCCCCCGCGGCCACCCCCTGCGGGACCCGGGCATCGACCACCCGCTGGCCACCTCGCCGGTGGCCCTGGCGATGCGCGAGGACGCCGAGCGCAGCCTCGAAGCGATGCTGGACGCGGGCGGCCTCGGGCGGGAGTTGGTGGCCCTGACGGCGGCGGCCGGTGGCGGTCTGAGCGCCGCCGACCTGGCCGAGCTGACGGGCGACTCGCGACGCCGCGTCGAACTCGCCCTCAGCGGCGTCATCGGCCGCTCCTTCCAACGCCGCCCCGCCCAGTGGGCCACCGACGCCGACGGCCGGCCCCTGTCCCTGTACTCGTTCGCCCATCAGGAACTGTCGGACGGAGCCCGCGACATCCTCGGGCCGGCGGCGTTGGCCGAGCAGCGTGCGCGGGTGCACGCGTACGTGGCGACGGCGCGGGAGGCGGGGTGGCCGCCGGAGACTTCGGAGTACGCGCTGGCGGGGTATCCGCAGTTGTTGCGTGAGACGCGGGATACCGGGCGGCTTGAGGCCCTGGCCCTCGACCAGGCGCGGCACGAGCGGCTGTGGCAGACGACCGGGACCGACAGCCAGGCCCTGACGGAGATCGCGGATGCGGTGAGGTTGCATCGGGCGGTGGAGGACCCGGATGTGGCGGCGTGTGTGCGGTTGGCCTATCGGCGGGACCGGGTGTGGGAGAAGGCGACGAGTGTTCCGGGCGGCGTGATCCTGGCGTGGGCCAAGTCGGGGCAGGTCCGACGGGCGTTGGCTGCGGCGAGGCACCGGAAAGAGGAGAGCGAGCTGCCCACACTGCTCGCCGGTATCGCGGCGAAGGCGGGTGCTGACACGGATGTCGTCGCGCAGGTGATCGCCACTGCCCAGAGCATCGGCGAACCCGACACACGGGTGAAGGCGCTCGTGGGTGTAGCCGTGGCGTTGGCCACGGACGGACCGTCGGATGTGGCGAGCGATCTCGTTCAGGAGGCGGATGAGGTGATGCGTGCGGTAGCCGACCCAGCGGTACGGGCTCGCCTGACGGACCACCTGATTCAGGGGCTGTACGCCGTTGGGCGGAAAGACACCGCCGCCGTCCTCGTCGAGCAGGTCGTTGAGCAGAGCAACGCCGTCAGCAACCCGGGACGGCGGGACTGGGAGCTGGTGGACCTGGCATCGACGTTGGCCACCTTGGGACGACAAGCCCCCGACGCCCGGTTGTCCCAGCGCGCCCTCGCCGTCGCCGAATCCCTGGCCGATCCCTTGCACCAGGCACGCGCCCTGGGGCACGTCGCCACCCACTTGGCGCTTGCGGGACACCACGACGAGGCCATCCGGCTGATCGAGCGAGCGATCCGCATCCACCCGCACCACACGTCCTGGAGACACGACGGGACGGTCCTGATCGCCGTCGTCCGCGTGATGGCGGCGGTGGGTCGCTACGAAGACGCCGTAGCCACCGCGGACGCCGCGGCCAATCCCGATCTGCGTCCCGTCGCACACCGCCTCATTGCCCAAATAATGGCCAACGCGGGGCGTTACGCCGACGCCCTCCAACTCGCCCACAGCATCGCCGATCCATGGTGGTGCACTGAGGCGCTAGCAGGGGTGGCTCTCGCGCACGCCACCGCGGGTGACCGACAGGGCGCGACAGAGACCGCCCAGCAAGCGCTCGACATCGCCCGCATTCGCCATGACACGCACGAACACGCCTCGGTTCTGGCCACAGTGGCCCAGCATCTAGTCTCGACCGGGCGCCGGTCACGGGCGGAATCACTGGCCCGTCAAGCGTCCGACATCGCCCTGGCCCAGCAGCGGGTAGACGCGCTGACCGCCGCAGCGACAGCGTGGCTCGCCATCGGCCAGCGGGAACCCGCAACCGACCTGGTCCAACGAGCCCTCGAGCAGAGTCACAGGGCCGCCACCTACCGAGATCGAGAAACGTCCCTGGCTTCCGTGGTCGAGGTGCTGGTCAGGGCCGAGCAGTACGAAAAAGCCGCCGACACCGCCCACACCGTCACCGACCGCCATACGCAGGTCGATGCGCTGGCCAACGTGGCCGAGGGGTTGACTGCGGCGGGCCGGCCCGATGAGGCCAGCCCGCTCCTCCGGCGAGCCGTCGAACTCAGAGACGATGACGGCCAGGCGGCTGATGGCCTGCTCCGTGCCCACCTCGCCGATGAACGGTTCGAGGAGGCCATCGATCTCGTACGCTCTATCCACTTCCCCGAAGAGACGGCGCTGCGCCTGGCGGAGGTAGCACGCTCCATGGCCGTACACGGGCACAGTGCGGGCGCGACCCGACTCATCACGCAGGCACTCGACGCGGTTCGCTACATCGATGAGCCAGATTTCGCGGCTCGTGCGCACCCCACTGTCGTCGCGGCCCTGATCGCGAACGCCCAACCCGAAGACGCGCTCCGCCTCGCCCGTTCCCTCACCGGCTACCCGGCCGAGCGGGCACGGGCCCTGGCCAGTGTCGCCGCCGGGTACGGCCCAACGCCCCAGGGACGGACCCTGCTCGCCGAGGCACTGGCGATCAGTGATCCGCTGGCGATGGTGGCCGAGATCGCCATGGTGGAACCAGCCGCCCTGGAGTCCCTGGCCGACTACCTCCAAGCCGACATCGCGGCCGACCTCGCCCAGCCAGGTCACCCCACCCAGCCACCACCCACCCAACCCCTCCCTCAGGCCGAGTAA
- a CDS encoding LysR family transcriptional regulator — MDLQQMRYVVAVAETRNFTRAAERCSVVQSSLSHRIASLERELGVKLFARSSRRTELTSAGAAFLVRARECLAAADRAVADAAAAAGVVRGRLAVGVIVTTAAVDVPELLQRFRARHPDVRVLLRAGGSDELAAAIRAGELDVAFLGLPRDARPAGVESLVLDHDEHVLVVPAGHRLAGARRVTLREVAGETFVDFVSGTPARAQSDQAFAAAGLARDVAYEAGVAELITRLIARELGIALLPSAFVRPLAADDPALALVPVVDGPRRVEYLAWSRFNPSPATRALLDVLGVARPA; from the coding sequence ATGGACCTGCAACAGATGCGGTACGTCGTCGCCGTCGCCGAGACGCGCAACTTCACCCGCGCCGCCGAACGCTGCTCCGTCGTGCAGTCGTCGCTCAGCCACCGGATCGCCAGCCTGGAGCGGGAGCTTGGGGTCAAGCTGTTCGCCCGTTCCAGCCGGCGTACGGAGCTGACCAGCGCCGGGGCGGCCTTCCTCGTGCGGGCGCGGGAGTGCCTGGCCGCCGCCGACCGGGCGGTGGCCGACGCCGCCGCGGCGGCCGGGGTGGTGCGCGGCCGGCTGGCCGTCGGCGTGATCGTGACCACGGCCGCCGTGGACGTGCCCGAGCTGTTGCAGCGCTTCCGCGCCCGCCACCCGGACGTGCGGGTCCTGCTGCGGGCCGGCGGCAGCGACGAGTTGGCGGCCGCGATCCGCGCGGGCGAGTTGGACGTCGCCTTCCTCGGCCTGCCACGGGACGCGCGCCCGGCCGGCGTGGAGTCCCTCGTCCTCGACCACGACGAGCACGTGTTGGTGGTGCCGGCCGGGCACCGGCTCGCCGGGGCCCGGCGGGTCACACTGCGCGAGGTGGCCGGGGAGACGTTCGTGGACTTCGTGTCCGGCACGCCCGCCCGGGCCCAGTCCGACCAGGCGTTCGCCGCCGCCGGGCTGGCCCGCGACGTCGCGTACGAAGCCGGCGTCGCCGAGTTGATCACCCGGCTGATCGCGCGCGAGCTGGGCATCGCGCTGCTGCCGTCCGCGTTCGTCCGGCCGCTGGCGGCCGACGACCCGGCGCTCGCGCTGGTCCCGGTGGTCGACGGGCCGCGCCGCGTCGAGTACCTGGCCTGGAGCCGGTTCAACCCGAGCCCGGCCACCCGGGCACTGCTCGACGTGCTCGGGGTGGCGCGACCGGCCTGA